In one Brassica oleracea var. oleracea cultivar TO1000 chromosome C9, BOL, whole genome shotgun sequence genomic region, the following are encoded:
- the LOC106315566 gene encoding psbP domain-containing protein 5, chloroplastic has product MALFSPSFSSPCYRLHRCRSNNISSKYNHGGESTKEMMISPSRVSTRSVSSEEGLSRRGLVLIGLSSSLSTLLPLSSSPITHAAEEAVKMGCMVDDINAYSYAYPLELPSEKLVFKWVESRKPERYSSAAPLSPDARLRIVSERLDLIDNLVISVSIGPPNSTFLTSKDKKTWTAKDVADSVLSDKSALRVTSSQRLEESSVLDAHSTDIDGEPYWYYEYLVRKSPTKIAEASKMYRHYISSTAERDGYLYTLNASTLGKQWDMMGPVLERAVESFRLLPPTDSYVPPYKDPWRFW; this is encoded by the exons ATGGCTCTTTTCTCTCCGTCTTTCTCTTCTCCATGCTATCGTCTTCACAG GTGCAGAAGCAACAACATTTCGAGCAAGTATAATCATGGAGGAGAATCAACAAAGGAGATGATGATTTCTCCTTCTCGTGTTTCTACGAG ATCGGTTTCATCGGAAGAGGGGCTCTCTCGTAGGGGTTTAGTGCTGATTGGCCTCTCTTCTTCCTTGTCTACGCTCTTACCACTGTCTTCTTCTCCTA TCACACATGCTGCAGAAGAAGCAGTGAAAATGGGTTGCATGGTGGATGATATCAATGCTTATTCTTATGCTTACCCACTCGAGCTTCCATCTGAGAAGCTTGTCTTCAAATG GGTTGAATCAAGAAAGCCTGAACGTTACTCCTCAGCTGCGCCACTCTCTC CTGATGCGCGTCTACGGATTGTTTCCGAACGACTTGACCTTATCGACAATCTAGTGATTTCTGTATCG ATAGGTCCCCCAAACTCAACCTTCCTAACATCAAAAGACAAGAAAACATGGACTGCCAAAGACGTTGCTGACTCTGTTCTTTCTGATAAATCAGCATTG CGTGTCACTTCAAGTCAGCGTCTAGAAGAGAGCTCTGTTCTTGATGCACATTCTACTGAT ATTGATGGGGAGCCTTACTGGTACTACGAGTACCTTGTCCGCAAATCACCAACCAAAATC GCTGAAGCATCAAAGATGTACAGACACTACATTTCTTCAACAGCTGAACGAGATG GGTACTTGTACACCTTAAATGCCTCAACCCTTGGCAAGCAATGGGACATG ATGGGACCGGTGTTAGAAAGAGCAGTTGAGTCCTTTAGGCTTCTTCCTCCTACTGATAGTTATGTTCCCCCATACAAAGATCCTTGGAGGTTTTGGTGA
- the LOC106317467 gene encoding polyadenylate-binding protein-interacting protein 5, translated as MNPGGAFALNPHATSYVPLYKRVDHHHDMDGLLFANPTTQDLSFEGVQVSMPKISSEVAYKLIRDDDFDMEMEIDMDIEYLLVTFSGLSQESINDVYLANSGDLEATIEMLNQLEIYSNEAQENLPETLDIGDMCESGPSTSKCSTQKKVAIEVAASSSSVIPSAPVSA; from the exons ATGAATCCAGGAGGAGCATTTGCGTTGAATCCCCATGCAACATCATACGTACCACTCTATAAAAGAGTTGATCATCATCATGATATGGACGGTTTGCTGTTTGCCAACCCCACAACACAAGATTTAAGTTTTGAAGGCGTTCAAGTGTCGATGCCCAAGATTTCATCTGAAGTGGCGTACAAGCTGATAAGGGATGACGATTTTGACATGGAGATGGAGATTGACATGGATATTGAATACCTTCTTGTTACATTCTCTGGTCTCTCTCAAGAGTCTATTAATGATGTTTATCTTGCGAATAGCGGTGATCTTGAAGCAACCATTGAGATGCTCAATCAGCTTGAG ATATATAGCAATGAAGCTCAAGAAAACCTCCCAGAGACTCTGGATATTGGGGATATGTGTGAATCAGGGCCTTCAACTTCAAAATGCTCAACACAAAAGAAGGTAGCTATTGAAGTCGCTGCATCATCATCATCGGTTATCCCCAGTGCACCTGTATCGGCCTGA
- the LOC106315276 gene encoding uncharacterized protein LOC106315276 has protein sequence MSHLSLSKDVKTGPEIEKDTISTSLLERSKVVHDLIPRDKEILNPKKEGPSNQCLEEPREGEPSVVTHVMDQKMVQDTMQSMLLKEAKPVIKVSHQGKFQTPPLDTSTDVCVLGTGRTIESYKLIVPNKEPDPKLSHEPTSKWKPKSEQSIVQVPKPMVRFLLDNHVLNISMTDIMHLLFVQNVENFSGCKEESFKEIPPDYLMLLGGSTPKMIRNVATKNLKDHPLQKIRNDHVQSRSVIHSYFLKGEPPDTNSIPKPKQFQGKVLESQKRMKADLLYLGAGYIVSRSKPCQEGGDVVVTKSMVQPESHLTFQTGHLRGTRDRGSVQGGYLDKKEDF, from the exons ATGAGTCACTTGTCTTTGTCCAAGGATGTTAAGACAGGTCCTGAGATTGAGAAAGACACGATCTCCACATCTTTGTTGGAGAGATCAAAAGTTGTCCATGATTTAATTCCAAGAGACAAGGAGATTTTAAACCCAAAGAAAGAAGGGCCATCAAACCAAT GTCTTGAGGAACCAAGAGAAGGAGAGCCATCAGTAGTAACCCACGTGATGGACCAGAAGATGGTTCAAGACACAATGCAGTCCATGTTGCTTAAAGAAGCAAAACCGGTCATAAAAGTATCCCACCAAGGTAAGTTTCAAACACCACCTTTGGATACTAGTACTGACGTGTGTGTTCTTGGTACAGGTAGAACAATTGAAAGCTATAAGCTTATAGTTCCAAACAAAGAACCAGACCCTAAGCTCAGCCATGAACCCACTTCTAAGTGGAAACCGAAATCTGAACAATCCATTGTTCAAGTTCCAAAACCTATGGTAAGATTCCTTTTAGATAACCATGTTCTTAATATTTCCATGACAGATATAATGCACTTGCTTTTTGTCCAGAATGTTGAGAATTTTTCAGGTTGCAAGGAAGAAAGCTTCAAAGAAATCCCACCAGATTATCTTATGTTGCTAGGAGGATCAACTCCAAAGATGATCAGAAACGTGGCCACCAAAAATTTGAAGGACCATCCACTCCAGAAGATAAGAAATGACCATGTCCAGAGCAGAAGCGTGATCCATTCCTATTTTCTCAAAGGAGAACCACCTGATACAAATTCCATTCCCAAACCGAAACAGTTCCAAGGTAAGGTTTTAGAATCTCAAAAGAGGATGAAAGCTGACTTGCTCTATCTTGGTGCAGGTTACATAGTTTCGAGGTCGAAACCTTGTCAAGAGGGAGGGGATGTTGTGGTCACGAAATCCATGGTTCAACCAGAGTCTCACCTAACCTTCCAAACCGGCCATCTAAGAGGTACCAGAGATCGAGGTTCAGTCCAAGGAGGATATCTTGACAAGAAGGAGGATTTTTAA
- the LOC106318470 gene encoding uncharacterized protein LOC106318470: MEMAELGRSMQLAGKRSSPPETTLSGAASEAPNKQCRPWLQPLTSASNGILHIPTNALSQKTLNSLMHGKNVTMMDSALQKPGNHLNPLMHSNNVSVMNSALQKPVSHAVNKKQQIPPRGSVKPMHDVNETVRSKMRESLASALALVQQHDEFPKGEENVKNGETPVMNPESSQSFQPASPASFSVPMGEGTMSEFPTDADRSVQKDGEIPVDIRMEDVNQSDELKSQFDEVFPRDEVPFTDIIFSNDDLLQGNELSWVLDNVSDLGETDGFGTDVEKSFQDPELLASKIEMELFKLFGGVNKKYREKGRSLLFNLKDKNNPELRERVMSGDISAERLCSMTAEELASKELSEWRQAKAEKMAEMVVLRDTDIDVRSLVRKTHKGEFQVEIDHVDSGMVDVSAGITSSRKRRPKAKTHSAETTLNDETAKTDQTASRDTPPSTEEIDPMQGLAMDDELKDVEFLPPIVSLDEFMESLDSEPPFESPHGNSEMQVSASEISDSEVRPHSKSPKGSPKEQSDKDSPTPNPEKIDEVSPKSDVSVKVDDDVSGLAKTPSPVDIKGEKVWHGLLQLSMSSVVPVTGIFRSGEKADTSEWPAMLEVKGRVRLSGFGKFIHELPKSRSRTLMVMYLACKDGISKSQRGSLFEVVDSYVADKRVGYAEPASGVELYLCPTRGETLDLLTKVISKDQLDEAKTLDSGLLGVVVWRRPVKPSLKRQHSYSSSGSRASVLSENKKQRGNVTEKPLVVASMGNNHHGYGGKAVEEDDDDDDAPPGFGPVATRDDDDLPEFNFSSSVVPVSSHEPLPSQSKSLDQVRKLIHMYGNSAGSYNDNDDDDIPEWQPNVPSHQLPPPPPPPPGFRPEMVLQDQSRPQDGWWDNQNGGSGQHYDQNGSRNRGF; this comes from the exons ATGGAAATGGCGGAGTTAGGCAGGTCCATGCAGCTAGCAGGGAAGCGAAGCTCGCCACCTGAAACCACTCTAAGCGGTGCTGCATCGGAGGCACCAAACAAGCAGTGTCGACCGTGGTTACAGCCATTGACCTCAGCTAGCAATGGGATTCTGCATATTCCCACCAATGCGCTTTCTCAAAAGACCCTTAATTCGCTTATGCATGGCAAGAACGTGACGATGATGGACTCTGCTCTCCAGAAACCTGGGAACCATCTGAATCCGCTCATGCATAGCAATAACGTGTCGGTTATGAACTCTGCTCTCCAGAAACCTGTGAGCCATGCTGTAAACAAGAAACAGCAGATCCCGCCTCGAGGGTCAGTGAAACCGATGCATGATGTAAATGAGACTGTGAGGTCTAAAATGAGGGAGTCATTAGCGTCTGCGTTGGCCTTGGTTCAGCAACATGATGAATTCCCGAAAGGGGAAGAAAATGTAAAGAATGGAGAAACTCCTGTGATGAATCCGGAGAGTAGTCAAAGTTTTCAACCTGCCTCACCTGCTAGCTTCAGTGTGCCTATGGGCGAAGGAACCATGTCGGAGTTTCCCACCGATGCTGATAGATCTGTGCAGAAGGACGGTGAGATTCCCGTTGACATCAGGATGGAAGATGTTAATCAGTCTGATGAACTTAAGTCTCAATTTGACGAGGTTTTCCCTCGAGATGAAGTTCCTTTTACAGATATTATTTTTTCGAACGATGACCTTTTACAGGGTAATGAACTCTCCTGGGTTCTGGACAATGTTTCAGATCTTGGCGAGACAGATGGTTTTGGAACCGATGTTGAAAAGTCGTTTCAGGATCCAGAACTTTTGGCTTCTAAAATTGAAATGGAATTGTTTAAACTATTTGGAGGTGTGAACAAAAAGTACAGAGAGAAGGGAAGGTCCCTCTTATTCAATTTGAAAGATAAGAACAATCCTGAGCTTAGGGAAAGAGTTATGTCTGGAGATATCTCTGCTGAGAGGTTGTGCTCAATGACAGCCGAAGAACTGGCTTCCAAGGAGCTTTCTGAGTGGCGACAAGCCAAAGCAGAAAAGATGGCAGAGATGGTTGTCCTGCGGGATACAGATATTGATGTCAGAAGTCTGGTGAGGAAAACGCATAAGGGTGAATTCCAGGTTGAAATTGATCACGTTGACAGTGGCATGGTTGATGTCTCTGCTGGCATCACGTCAAGTAGGAAACGCCGACCCAAAGCCAAAACTCATTCTGCCGAAACCACTCTAAATGATGAGACTGCTAAAACTGATCAAACAGCATCACGTGATACTCCTCCATCAACTGAAGAGATAGATCCCATGCAAGGTTTGGCGATGGATGATGAGTTGAAGGACGTTGAGTTTCTTCCACCAATTGTATCGCTTGATGAGTTCATGGAATCGCTGGACTCTGAGCCTCCGTTTGAAAGTCCACATGGTAATTCTGAAATGCAGGTGTCTGCGTCCGAGATAAGTGACTCCGAAGTTAGGCCACACTCAAAATCTCCAAAAGGATCTCCGAAGGAACAAAGTGACAAAGATTCTCCTACACCGAACCCCGAGAAGATTGATGAAGTTTCTCCAAAATCTGACGTCAGTGTCAAAGTTGATGATGATGTCTCTGGACTTGCGAAAACGCCTTCCCCTGTTGATATTAAGGGAGAAAAAGTATGGCATGGATTACTGCAACTGAGCATGTCTTCCGTAGTCCCTGTCACTGGAATTTTCAGAAG TGGTGAGAAAGCAGACACGAGCGAGTGGCCGGCAATGTTGGAAGTTAAGGGTAGAGTTAGGCTGAGTGGGTTTGGGAAGTTTATTCATGAGCTTCCCAAGTCTCGATCCCGTACCCTAATG GTAATGTACTTGGCTTGTAAAGACGGCATTTCTAAGAGCCAGCGTGGCAGCCTTTTTGAG GTTGTTGATTCCTACGTTGCTGATAAAAGAGTTGGCTACGCAGAGCCAGCCTCAGGCGTGGAGCTTTACCTTTGCCCAACACGTGGCGAGACTCTAGATCTGCTGACAAAAGTCATCTCTAAAGACCAGCTCGATGAAGCCAAAACTTTGGATAGTGGGCTGCTTGGTGTTGTTGTGTGGAGACGACCCGTTAAGCCCAGTTTGAAACGTCAGCATTCTTACTCTTCTTCTGGCTCCAGAGCCTCTGTTTTGTCTGAAAACAAGAAGCAGAGAGGGAATGTCACAGAGAAACCTCTTGTTGTTGCATCAATGGGGAACAATCACCATGGTTATGGAGGCAAAGCTGTGGAAGAAGATGATGATGATGATGATGCGCCGCCTGGGTTTGGTCCTGTAGCTACGAGAGATGATGATGATTTACCGGAATTTAACTTCAGCTCCTCGGTCGTGCCAGTTTCTTCTCATGAGCCCTTACCGTCTCAGTCAAAGTCTTTGGATCAAGTAAGAAAGCTCATCCACATGTATGGAAACTCTGCAGGCAGCTATAATGACAATGATGATGACGACATACCCGAATGGCAGCCAAATGTCCCTAGCCACCAGCTTCCACCGCCCCCACCACCTCCTCCTGGCTTCAGACCCGAGATGGTTCTTCAGGATCAAAGCAGGCCTCAAGATGGTTGGTGGGATAATCAAAATGGTGGCTCAGGGCAACACTATGATCAGAACGGGTCAAGAAACAGAGGATTTTAA
- the LOC106316810 gene encoding uncharacterized protein LOC106316810 produces MKRGSVSFLFILLISTITSVFCFRDGMLPNGGFERGPKPSDMKGTRVINKNAIPNWELSGFIEYIKSGQKQGDMLLVVPAGKFAVRLGNEASIKQRLNVTKGMYYSLTFSAARTCAQDERLNISVAPDSGVIPIQTLYSSNGWDLYAWAFQAQSDVAEIVIHNPGEEEHPACGPLIDGVAIKALYPPRPTNKNILKNGGFEVGPYIIPNATTGVLIPPFIEDDHSPLPAWIIESLKAVKYVDVEHFSVPQGRRAVELVAGKESAIAQVARTIVGKTYVLSFAVGDANNACKGSMIVEAFAGKDTLKVDYESKGKGGFKRAALRFVAVSNRTRVMFYSTFYAMRSDDFSSLCGPVIDDVKLLTVGKP; encoded by the exons ATGAAAAGAGGCAGCGTCTCGTTTCTATTCATTCTTCTCATCTCCACCATCACCTCTGTCTTCTGCTTCCGCGACG GAATGTTACCAAACGGCGGCTTCGAGCGAGGACCGAAACCATCGGACATGAAAGGAACGCGAGTGATAAACAAGAACGCAATTCCAAACTGGGAGCTCTCTGGCTTCATCGAATACATCAAGTCCGGTCAAAAGCAAGGAGACATGCTCCTCGTGGTCCCCGCCGGAAAATTCGCAGTCCGGCTAGGCAACGAGGCATCGATCAAACAAAGACTTAACGTGACAAAAGGAATGTATTACTCTCTCACTTTCAGTGCCGCAAGGACTTGTGCTCAAGACGAACGGCTCAATATATCTGTGGCACCTGACTCTGGCGTTATTCCTATTCAGACGCTGTACAGTAGCAACGGGTGGGACCTATACGCTTGGGCGTTTCAGGCCCAGAGTGATGTGGCTGAGATCGTGATTCATAATCCTGGCGAGGAAGAACATCCTGCTTGTGGACCACTTATTGACGGTGTAGCAATCAAGGCTCTATACCCTCCTAGACCTACCAATA AGAATATATTGAAAAACGGAGGATTTGAAGTAGGTCCATATATAATCCCAAACGCAACGACTGGCGTTTTGATTCCTCCCTTCATAGAAGATGACCACTCTCCTTTACCAGCTTGGATAATAGAATCCCTCAAAGCCGTCAAATACGTTGACGTTGAACACTTCTCGGTCCCACAAGGCCGTCGAGCCGTGGAGCTGGTCGCGGGTAAAGAAAGCGCAATCGCTCAGGTGGCTCGGACCATCGTCGGGAAGACATACGTGCTTTCGTTTGCGGTTGGAGATGCCAACAATGCGTGCAAAGGCTCGATGATAGTGGAGGCGTTTGCGGGTAAAGACACTTTGAAGGTTGATTACGAGTCGAAAGGGAAAGGAGGTTTCAAACGTGCTGCTTTGCGGTTCGTGGCGGTTTCTAACCGCACTAGGGTTATGTTTTACAGCACGTTTTACGCGATGAGAAGCGATGATTTCTCGTCGCTTTGTGGTCCTGTGATCGACGATGTTAAGCTCCTGACCGTTGGTAAACCCTGA
- the LOC106315277 gene encoding uncharacterized mitochondrial protein AtMg00310-like: protein MSNFLMPVSLCKRLQSAVTRYWWDLNENERKMAWISWDSMAKPKAIGGLGFRDFQSFNIALLAKIGWRLLQNPECLLGKVLFGKYCQDNNILQATDSSSMSHGWRSVLAGRDLLLENLGWVVEDGASINIWYDPWLSLTCQERQTKKR from the coding sequence ATGTCAAACTTCCTAATGCCGGTCTCTCTCTGTAAACGGCTACAATCCGCAGTTACACGCTACTGGTGGGATCTCAATGAAAACGAGAGGAAAATGGCGTGGATCTCATGGGATAGTATGGCAAAACCTAAAGCCATTGGAGGGTTAGGATTCCGAGATTTTCAGAGCTTTAATATCGCTCTTCTAGCCAAGATTGGATGGCGGCTGCTTCAAAATCCAGAATGCCTGTTGGGGAAAGTCCTGTTTGGAAAATATTGCCAAGACAACAACATCTTGCAGGCCACTGATTCCTCCTCTATGTCGCATGGCTGGCGAAGCGTGTTAGCGGGCAGAGACCTCCTGCTAGAGAACCTGGGCTGGGTCGTGGAAGACGGAGCCTCGATAAATATATGGTATGATCCCTGGCTGAGCCTCACTTGCCAAGAGAGACAAACGAAAAAACGTTAA